The following are encoded together in the Roseivirga misakiensis genome:
- a CDS encoding HlyD family secretion protein, with protein sequence MITEAKEKSEKTGLDIRSSAVTEIMGQAPNWVIRWGITVVLLIVSLIILGSALISYDDIIPARITVTSYDPPVYIEARSTGKVTDIFVEPDQLVVKDEVLAVIENTALLNDVLLVRRLIDDFKIIPSDLDSLHLRYPLTLSIGEIQNAYSQFITQYQNYLLYLKNQPNLIQANLLTDQISEQLGLLEKQKNQIRLFEKELELSLNAYHRSLSLLDSAIISTAEFESISRSYLGDKQRLEGLKVQVATTKISISNLNGSKTRLLLSDEETLYNNNQSLEQAVQNLKNAIADWEQRYLIKSPINGRVTLFDIWNEYQNVNVGTVLFTVVPVKVGAIIGRVVLPVQNSGKVSIGQKVIIKIDNYPHAEWGSLKGFVTNISSVPKQGLAEYAIQVSIADLNTSFGKTMAFKQEMQGSAEIVTEELTILQRIFYQLREVLSRG encoded by the coding sequence ATGATAACAGAGGCAAAAGAAAAATCTGAAAAGACTGGTTTAGATATCAGATCATCTGCAGTGACGGAAATAATGGGTCAGGCACCGAATTGGGTCATCAGGTGGGGGATTACTGTAGTTCTGTTAATCGTGTCTTTAATAATTCTAGGGTCTGCGTTGATCAGCTACGATGATATTATACCTGCTAGAATTACTGTTACTAGTTATGACCCTCCAGTATATATTGAGGCAAGAAGCACGGGCAAGGTCACCGATATTTTTGTTGAGCCTGATCAGCTTGTTGTCAAGGACGAGGTCTTGGCGGTTATAGAGAACACAGCACTTTTAAATGATGTTCTATTGGTCAGACGGCTTATAGATGACTTTAAAATAATTCCTTCTGACTTGGATTCTTTGCACCTCAGATATCCTTTAACACTGTCGATAGGTGAAATTCAAAACGCTTATTCACAGTTTATTACTCAATATCAGAACTACCTACTTTATCTGAAGAATCAACCAAATCTAATTCAGGCTAATTTATTAACTGACCAAATTAGTGAGCAGTTAGGTCTTTTAGAAAAACAGAAAAACCAGATTCGATTATTCGAAAAAGAACTCGAATTGTCATTAAATGCTTACCACCGAAGCTTGAGTTTGCTAGATAGCGCCATTATTTCTACCGCTGAATTTGAGTCCATATCAAGGAGTTATCTGGGTGATAAACAGAGATTGGAAGGACTTAAGGTACAGGTCGCGACCACGAAGATTAGCATTTCTAACCTTAACGGTAGCAAGACTCGTTTACTACTTTCCGATGAGGAAACACTATACAATAATAATCAATCATTGGAGCAAGCGGTTCAGAATTTAAAGAATGCAATAGCTGATTGGGAACAACGATACCTTATAAAAAGCCCAATTAATGGAAGAGTCACACTGTTTGATATCTGGAATGAGTATCAAAATGTGAATGTTGGAACGGTACTCTTTACGGTAGTCCCTGTAAAGGTTGGTGCTATTATTGGCCGCGTTGTTTTACCAGTTCAGAATTCTGGAAAGGTAAGTATTGGCCAAAAGGTTATTATTAAGATTGATAACTATCCTCACGCCGAATGGGGTAGCCTCAAAGGTTTTGTGACCAATATCTCTTCGGTTCCTAAACAGGGTCTCGCTGAATACGCTATACAAGTGAGTATCGCAGACCTGAATACTTCTTTTGGAAAGACTATGGCTTTTAAACAAGAAATGCAGGGTTCTGCTGAAATTGTGACGGAAGAACTAACTATTCTTCAGCGTATTTTTTACCAATTGAGAGAAGTGCTCAGTCGTGGTTAA
- a CDS encoding peptidase domain-containing ABC transporter: MNPLKKFPFYKQLDQMDCGPTCLRMITKFHGKQISADRLRTASAIGRDGVSLGGIAEAAENFGFHSLPVKVDFETFKEDVFLPCIAHWRQRHFVVVYRITRSKVYVADPAHGLVVYSISEFLNGWLGKEAPSGSEGYLLVLEPTPLFYENADSRDTKKFGFKFLLRYFKPYHRYISQLFLGLLVGSLLQLIFPFITQSVVDYGINFQNIGFIYLMLIAQLTLFISQTTVGIIRGWLLLHMTSRININLISDFLIKLMRLPISFFDSKNTGDIVQRIHDHSRIQSFLSSTTLNTLFSAFNLVIFGVVLAYYNLTIFSIFMVGSLIYVGWTVLFLKRRKELDYKRFDQSADNQSSIYQLISGMQEIKLNGSERRRRWEWEAIQVKLFKVSVKGLALSQTQNNGGGFINEVKNILITFVAASAVISGELTLGMMLSVQYIIGQLNMPIQNFISFIQAGQDAKISIERLGEIHIKEDEDDPFQTNIKTLPSVANIKLSNLNFRYGSKSSALALDNISCNIPEGKVTAIVGTSGSGKTTLLKLLLRFYEPESGSIQVGASKLEDLSIRTWRKSCGTVMQDGFLFGDTISRNITESDSDGSTDHERLAEAIRIANIETFIEELPGGLETKIGGSGVNISGGQAQRIFIARAVYKDPKYLFFDEATSALDANNEKTIMENLGEFYQGRTVVVVAHRLSTVRDADQILVLDKGQIIETGDHDALVSQKGAYYKLVKNQLELGS; this comes from the coding sequence ATGAATCCACTTAAGAAATTCCCCTTTTACAAACAGCTAGACCAAATGGACTGTGGTCCCACTTGTTTAAGGATGATTACCAAATTTCATGGGAAACAGATTTCAGCTGACCGTTTAAGAACAGCATCCGCGATTGGTCGAGATGGGGTTTCTTTGGGGGGTATTGCTGAAGCAGCTGAGAACTTTGGTTTTCATTCACTTCCGGTGAAAGTTGATTTTGAAACCTTTAAAGAAGATGTTTTTCTGCCTTGTATTGCACACTGGCGACAGCGACATTTTGTCGTGGTGTATAGAATAACTAGGAGTAAAGTCTATGTTGCGGATCCCGCCCATGGGCTGGTTGTCTATAGTATTTCTGAGTTTCTCAATGGTTGGTTGGGTAAGGAAGCTCCGTCTGGTTCGGAAGGCTATTTATTAGTGCTTGAGCCAACACCGCTGTTTTATGAAAATGCGGACAGTCGCGACACGAAGAAGTTTGGTTTTAAGTTTCTATTAAGGTATTTCAAGCCATATCACAGATATATATCACAGCTGTTTTTGGGTCTATTGGTAGGTAGTTTACTCCAATTGATTTTCCCCTTTATCACACAATCAGTAGTTGACTATGGTATCAACTTTCAGAACATTGGATTTATCTACCTAATGTTAATTGCCCAGTTGACCTTGTTTATCTCACAAACTACTGTCGGTATTATACGCGGTTGGTTGCTTCTGCATATGACGAGCAGAATCAACATTAACCTGATCTCTGATTTTCTAATAAAGCTGATGCGTTTGCCAATATCGTTCTTCGACTCAAAGAATACAGGAGATATCGTACAACGGATTCATGATCATAGTAGAATTCAAAGTTTCCTATCGTCTACAACTTTGAATACTCTTTTTTCGGCCTTCAACTTGGTCATTTTTGGTGTCGTTTTGGCCTATTATAATCTGACCATCTTCTCAATCTTCATGGTAGGTTCCTTGATTTATGTAGGTTGGACGGTATTATTCTTAAAGAGGAGAAAAGAGCTTGACTACAAGCGATTCGATCAATCTGCCGATAACCAAAGTAGTATATACCAATTGATTTCAGGGATGCAAGAGATTAAATTGAACGGTTCTGAAAGAAGAAGAAGGTGGGAGTGGGAGGCAATTCAAGTAAAGCTCTTTAAGGTTTCAGTCAAAGGTCTAGCACTTTCTCAGACCCAGAATAATGGTGGTGGATTCATTAACGAAGTGAAGAATATCCTCATCACCTTTGTTGCTGCTAGTGCCGTAATCTCAGGCGAACTCACGCTCGGAATGATGTTATCGGTGCAATACATCATTGGCCAATTGAATATGCCCATTCAAAACTTCATTTCTTTTATTCAAGCCGGTCAGGATGCCAAGATTAGTATTGAACGTCTAGGAGAGATTCATATCAAAGAAGATGAGGATGACCCTTTTCAGACCAATATTAAAACACTTCCGTCTGTCGCCAATATTAAATTGAGCAATTTAAACTTTAGATATGGAAGTAAGAGCTCGGCATTGGCACTTGACAATATCAGTTGCAATATACCTGAAGGAAAAGTGACGGCCATTGTGGGTACAAGTGGTAGCGGCAAAACCACATTATTAAAACTGTTACTTCGGTTTTATGAACCTGAAAGTGGAAGCATTCAGGTTGGTGCTTCCAAATTAGAAGACTTAAGTATTAGGACTTGGCGAAAATCTTGTGGCACCGTTATGCAAGATGGCTTCCTGTTTGGTGATACCATCTCAAGAAATATTACTGAATCTGATTCTGATGGTAGCACTGATCATGAAAGACTGGCAGAGGCCATAAGAATTGCAAATATCGAAACCTTTATTGAAGAGCTACCAGGAGGTTTAGAAACGAAAATTGGAGGTAGTGGTGTGAATATTAGTGGAGGGCAAGCACAGCGTATTTTTATTGCAAGGGCCGTATATAAGGATCCTAAGTACTTGTTTTTTGATGAAGCTACGAGTGCCCTTGATGCGAATAATGAAAAAACCATCATGGAGAATTTGGGAGAGTTCTATCAAGGCCGTACCGTAGTTGTTGTCGCACATCGATTAAGTACAGTAAGAGATGCTGATCAAATTTTGGTTTTGGACAAGGGGCAAATTATTGAGACAGGAGATCATGACGCACTGGTAAGTCAAAAAGGTGCTTACTATAAACTTGTGAAAAATCAATTGGAGCTAGGATCATGA
- a CDS encoding lanthionine synthetase C family protein yields the protein MLQKKDLEKKLEEIAQALETKQMESPHLGVLAGISGVAMFFFYYAKYKRDNHYGTVGNRVLEECLNRISNGYSFPTYCTGIAGVGWVFEHLSENNFIEIKNDKLLPDIEDHLYHKMKERISIGHYDFLHGAIGYGVYFLKRYKNTQSEKLKIKYEAYLKELLEGLKETSEKDKSGIKWSSEIKKGQSPEIVYNLSLSHGMSSIVNFLARTYEFDEFQSLAYPLLKGSISYILSQEKSIEHSLFPSTISKNSKTVPVESRLSWCYGDLGVGLSLHKASQILKDQELSEDASRILLHSTNRKGLKACGVVDASPCHGAFGLAQIYGTMFKLTKLKALGKATDYWVSEGLKLAIYKDGYAGFKQQRWNDSPVNEVNLLEGIAGIGLCIISYLSDFEPNWEESLMIK from the coding sequence ATGTTACAGAAAAAAGACCTAGAGAAAAAACTAGAAGAGATTGCCCAAGCCTTAGAGACTAAACAGATGGAAAGCCCCCACCTTGGTGTACTAGCTGGCATTTCAGGGGTTGCCATGTTCTTCTTTTACTACGCCAAATACAAGCGAGACAATCATTATGGAACAGTCGGAAACCGAGTGCTTGAGGAGTGTCTTAATAGAATAAGCAATGGGTATAGTTTTCCCACCTATTGTACTGGAATTGCAGGAGTGGGTTGGGTTTTTGAACACCTATCGGAAAATAATTTCATTGAGATTAAAAATGATAAGCTTCTTCCTGATATAGAAGATCATCTCTATCATAAGATGAAAGAACGTATCTCAATAGGTCACTATGATTTCCTTCATGGAGCTATTGGCTATGGCGTTTACTTTCTTAAGCGTTACAAAAACACTCAATCAGAAAAGCTGAAAATAAAGTATGAGGCTTATTTAAAGGAGTTATTAGAAGGGTTAAAGGAAACCTCAGAAAAAGATAAGAGTGGCATCAAGTGGTCTTCCGAAATCAAAAAAGGCCAGAGTCCAGAAATTGTATATAATCTTAGCCTCTCACATGGCATGTCCAGCATCGTAAACTTTCTTGCACGGACCTATGAGTTTGACGAATTTCAAAGTTTAGCTTATCCTCTACTAAAGGGAAGTATAAGTTATATACTGTCTCAAGAAAAATCCATTGAACATTCACTATTTCCAAGTACTATTTCAAAAAATTCAAAAACAGTGCCTGTCGAATCACGCCTCTCATGGTGTTATGGCGACCTAGGTGTGGGCCTCTCGTTACATAAAGCATCTCAAATACTAAAAGATCAAGAACTCAGTGAAGATGCCAGCCGAATACTATTACATAGTACAAACAGAAAAGGCTTAAAAGCTTGTGGAGTAGTAGATGCCAGCCCCTGCCACGGTGCTTTTGGACTAGCTCAAATCTACGGAACCATGTTTAAGCTAACCAAGCTTAAAGCGTTGGGTAAGGCTACAGATTACTGGGTAAGCGAAGGCCTAAAATTAGCAATATATAAAGATGGGTACGCTGGCTTCAAACAACAAAGGTGGAATGACTCTCCTGTAAACGAAGTCAATCTACTAGAAGGAATAGCTGGTATTGGCTTATGTATTATATCCTATCTCTCTGACTTTGAGCCGAACTGGGAAGAGTCTTTGATGATTAAATAA